The Acidobacteriota bacterium region CGACAACCGCCTATGTTTCCTGCAAATGGAAGCAAACGCAGGATTTCGACGGCAAGGCCGAAAGCGCTTCGGGGCGAATGACGCTGGTCTTCAAGAAGATCGGCAAGGATTGGAAGGTCGTTCACCTGCACACGTCGCCGGATATGCCGGACGCGAACCGGCCGGTGATGCCGTCGGAACGCACGACGCCGACCCCCAACTCGGTCTCGTACATCAATATTTCGTTTGGCGCCGAAAGCCAGCTTTCGTTGGCGAAGTACAAGCGGCTCAAAACCGGAATGTCGTACCGTGCGGTCGTTTCCATCCTCGGCTCGGAAGGTGAAGTAACTTTTTCCGAGACAGTGGGCAACTACCAGATTCGATCGTACAAATGGGACGGGGGCAACTACCGGATGATTTTCGCGACCTTCACCAATGACAAGATGACCTCGAAAACTCAGGCCAACCTGGATTAGTTCCCTAATGAAAAGTATCACCGTCTTTTGCGGATCAAACAGCGGCTTTCGCAGCGAGTATGCGGAAGCCGCGAAGCGTCTCGGGAATCTGTTCGTCTCGGCGGGCATCCGACTCGTCTATGGCGGCGGCAAGGTCGGGCTGATGGGCGTCATCGCCGACGAGGTAATGCGCGGCGGCGGAACGGTCGTCGGGATCATTCCCGATTCACTCGAGCGAAAGGAAGTCGGCCATCGCGAGGTGACCGAACTCTTGGTCGTCGACTCGATGCACGAACGCAAGGCTAAGATGGCCGAGTTCGCAGACGGATTCATCGCGATGCCCGGCGGAATCGGAACGTTCGAGGAGTTTTTTGAGATCCTGACCTGGGCGCAGCTCGGATTTCACAACAAGCCGTGCGGCATCCTCAATATCGCCGGCTATTACGACGGGCTCCTTGCGCTCTGCGACAACGCCGTGACCGAAGGCTTTCTGCGCCGCGAGCACCGCCAGTTGATCATCGAGGATTCGGACCCGGAACTCCTTTTGTCGAAAATGAAAGAGTTCGAACCGACTCATCTCGAAAAATGGCTCCAAAAGGAAAACCTTTGAACAGTGAGCAGTAAGCGGTGAGCGGTAAGCTGGACAGTGAGCAGTGAGCGGTAAGCAGTGAGCAGTAGGATGTGAGCAGTGCTCACCGCTCTCCGCTCTCCGCTTACTGCTCACCGCTCACTGCTCACCGCTCACTGCTCACTGCTCACTGTTCTTACTGCTTCGGATAGCTCGGAAACGGCCCCTTCGCCGGCGTCTTGAGCGGGCGTTTCTTCAGTTCTTCCATCGTCACCTGAACCGCTTTTTCGAGTTGCGTGTCGCGGCCCTGGCGCCACATCACCGGATCGAGCTCGACATCGACGTCGGGCGCGACGCCCTTGTTTTCGACATCGAGTTCGCCCTGCGGATTGCGAAACGCGACGCGCGGCGCCGAAACGCTTCCGCCATCGATCAGCGTCGGATAGTTGTAGATTCCGACAAGTCCGCCCCAAGTGCGTTTGCCGACGAGCGTTCCGACCTTGTTCTGGCGGAACAGAAACGGCAAAAGGTCGCCGCCCGAGCTCGAATACTCGTTGATGATCATTGATTTCGGACCGAAGATCGCCGTTGCCGGCGTCGTGAAATCCTCGCCCTCGCGCGTCGACCAGTAATTCATCAGCGGCAGTTTCATATAGGAGATCATATAGTCCGCCGCGCTGCCGCCGCCGTTGAAGCGTTCGTCGATGACCGCACCCTCGCGATCGATCTGCGCAAAGTAGTAACGGTTGAAGTTCGTGTAGCCCTGGCCGCCGGTGTTCGGCAAATAGACATACGCGAGCTTGCCGCCGCTCAGTTCCTCGACCTTGCGGCGATTGTCCTCGATCCACGCGAGGTTTCGGAGTCCGGCTTCGTTGGCCACCGGAACGACCGTCACGTCGCGCGCGTCCTTACCGTCCGGGTTCGGTCCGACGCGGATCACGATCTGGCGTCCCGCGGTTTGCTGGAAGAGCGAGTAAATATTGTCGGTCGCTTTCAGTTCACGACCGCGAACCGCGAGCAGGTATTCGCCGGAACTGACGTTCACGCCCGGCTGCGTCAACGGCGCAACGAGTCCGGGATTCCAGTTCTCGCCGTCATAAACGCGCGCGAATCGGTAGCGCCCGTTCTCGATCTTGTAGTCGGCGCCGAGCAACCCGACCTGGTATCGCGTCGGCTGGGGCGAGTCCCCGCCGAACGAGTTATGGTGTCCGACGGTCAGGTTGCCGAGCGCTTCCTGAAAGAGATAATTCAGATCGTTGCGCGTCGCGAGCCCATCGACGAACGGGCGATAGCGCTCTTCCATCTTCTTGATGTCGACCCCGTGAAACGTCGGATCGTAGAAGAAATCGCGCTGGATCCGCCACGCTTCGCGGTACATCTGCTTCCATTCGGCGCGCGGATCGACATAAACCTCCATCTCACCGACGTTCAGCGCGCCCTCGCCGGGTCGCATCGGAAGAAACGTTGACGCGATCGTGAACCTTCCGGGAAACTGTCCGAACAGCATCTTTTCGCCGTTCGCCGAAACGTCAAATTGCGTCACGCCGTCGAGAACCTTTTCGGCCTTGCGTTTGTCGGTATCAAAGCGATGGACCGTTGCGCCGAAGTTCGGCGTCGAACCGGTTCCGCTTGCCGGAATGCTCTCGAGGAGAAAAAAGGATCCGGCGCGCGCGGGAAAGATCGCGACATAATCGCGCGCCGCCACCGGCAGTGCAACGACGCGCTGTCCGATTCGTTCGACATCGATCGTGACCGTCACCGGCTCAGGCTTTCCGGGCATTTTCGGCGCTTCGACCTTTGCCGGATCAACGACCTTCTCCTCGTCGCTTTCCGGCGCGAGCGGAGACGGATCGGACTTCTTCAGGACGATCGCGTAAACGCTCCGGGTCGTCGAGAACGGAAAACTCGACATATCGAGCCAGCCCGTCGTTTGGCCGTTGTCGGTGCTGGCGGTGAAATAGATGTATTTTCCGTTGCGGTCGAAAACCGCGTATCTCGCGTCCGACAATCCGTCGGTCAGCTTGCTCGACTTTCCCGTTTCAAGCGAGAAAACGTGGACGGCGCAGAGACGATTGCGGAGCTGTTTCGTGTAGACGATCCATTTGCTGTCCGGCGACCAGCTCGGATCGAGAACCTCGAACGGATTCTCGAACGTGTTCACATCGACCTTCACCGGCGTTCCCTTTTCAACTTCGAGGTACCAGACATTCAGACGTTTATCGGTGAAAACGATCTTCTTGCTGTCCGGCGAGAACTTCGGTTTGTAAAAATACGACGAGGGATTTCCGAGGCTGATCTTTTTGACGTCGCCCATTCCCGATTGATCGCGGAGATGAAGCGCGTATTCGCCCGATTCGTCGGAGAAATAGGCGACCCACTTGCCGTCCGGCGACCATACCGGATCGCGTTCGGCAACGCCCGGCGTGTTCGTCAAATTTCGCGGATTCCCCTTTTCGGCGGGAACGCTGAGAATCTCGCCGCGCGCTTCGAAAACGGCACGTGCGCCGGTCGCCGAGAGCGCGACGTTCTGAATTCGCTGAGCGACACGCTCGTAACGCGGACGAACCTGGGCGAGGTCGCCGCTGACCGAAATATCGACCTTTTTCGACTTGCCCGATCCAGGATCGAAGATATTGATCGATCCGAACTGCTCGTAGACGATCCCGTCCGGGCCGGCCGAAGCGGTCTTCAGATCGAATCCGGTGTTCGTCAGCGACGGCGCAACCTTTTTGGTCTTCGTATCGAAAGAATAGAGCGTTACGTTGCGGCCGTTGCGGTCGGAAAGAAAGTAGATCTTGTCGCCGAACCACATCGGAGTGTAATCGTTGGCGTTGATATGCGGGACCTCCTCGACGGCGGA contains the following coding sequences:
- a CDS encoding nuclear transport factor 2 family protein is translated as MKNFALIGFIIVALTGSVFSQKKTTAKVDHSKEVRAVFDILIEGIKSSDVEKVMSVYEKSDRTLFFNNNGSATIGWETMRANRERLYSKTTNVTLETTGVRVEILSPTTAYVSCKWKQTQDFDGKAESASGRMTLVFKKIGKDWKVVHLHTSPDMPDANRPVMPSERTTPTPNSVSYINISFGAESQLSLAKYKRLKTGMSYRAVVSILGSEGEVTFSETVGNYQIRSYKWDGGNYRMIFATFTNDKMTSKTQANLD
- a CDS encoding TIGR00730 family Rossman fold protein, which codes for MKSITVFCGSNSGFRSEYAEAAKRLGNLFVSAGIRLVYGGGKVGLMGVIADEVMRGGGTVVGIIPDSLERKEVGHREVTELLVVDSMHERKAKMAEFADGFIAMPGGIGTFEEFFEILTWAQLGFHNKPCGILNIAGYYDGLLALCDNAVTEGFLRREHRQLIIEDSDPELLLSKMKEFEPTHLEKWLQKENL
- a CDS encoding PD40 domain-containing protein, with the protein product MKNIVTIIFATIVFAAGAFAQGAPLILRQPTMNKTDIVFSFGGDLWKVAREGGSAERLTSGVGIEAGPSFSPDGNWIAFTGEYDGNVDVFVIPASGGEPRRVTFHPSNDSVIGWTPDGKSVMFLSGRNSGMPAPKMYTMPVSGEGMPTELPFPMAGGGASFSPDGSRIAYMPLAGAFAQWKLYRGGRTTKIWIGNLADSAVEEVPHINANDYTPMWFGDKIYFLSDRNGRNVTLYSFDTKTKKVAPSLTNTGFDLKTASAGPDGIVYEQFGSINIFDPGSGKSKKVDISVSGDLAQVRPRYERVAQRIQNVALSATGARAVFEARGEILSVPAEKGNPRNLTNTPGVAERDPVWSPDGKWVAYFSDESGEYALHLRDQSGMGDVKKISLGNPSSYFYKPKFSPDSKKIVFTDKRLNVWYLEVEKGTPVKVDVNTFENPFEVLDPSWSPDSKWIVYTKQLRNRLCAVHVFSLETGKSSKLTDGLSDARYAVFDRNGKYIYFTASTDNGQTTGWLDMSSFPFSTTRSVYAIVLKKSDPSPLAPESDEEKVVDPAKVEAPKMPGKPEPVTVTIDVERIGQRVVALPVAARDYVAIFPARAGSFFLLESIPASGTGSTPNFGATVHRFDTDKRKAEKVLDGVTQFDVSANGEKMLFGQFPGRFTIASTFLPMRPGEGALNVGEMEVYVDPRAEWKQMYREAWRIQRDFFYDPTFHGVDIKKMEERYRPFVDGLATRNDLNYLFQEALGNLTVGHHNSFGGDSPQPTRYQVGLLGADYKIENGRYRFARVYDGENWNPGLVAPLTQPGVNVSSGEYLLAVRGRELKATDNIYSLFQQTAGRQIVIRVGPNPDGKDARDVTVVPVANEAGLRNLAWIEDNRRKVEELSGGKLAYVYLPNTGGQGYTNFNRYYFAQIDREGAVIDERFNGGGSAADYMISYMKLPLMNYWSTREGEDFTTPATAIFGPKSMIINEYSSSGGDLLPFLFRQNKVGTLVGKRTWGGLVGIYNYPTLIDGGSVSAPRVAFRNPQGELDVENKGVAPDVDVELDPVMWRQGRDTQLEKAVQVTMEELKKRPLKTPAKGPFPSYPKQ